In Zingiber officinale cultivar Zhangliang chromosome 1A, Zo_v1.1, whole genome shotgun sequence, a genomic segment contains:
- the LOC122038392 gene encoding auxin-responsive protein IAA10-like isoform X1, which yields MARVCGFDRGVASPESVSSVSKAVAREADDLEVEDVGGGSVGEREEEEVMDEEWGDEAEAEAEAEAELELGLALGSVKKGKASASSPHRASCCRILTAKDFPSRASQRSPCSFVSASSGTNLGGGAGVVGTKRAAESVSPDVGVSPHPPSQALVGWPPIRASRMNNLSNHSKGTTSDVEATTVKKTNRNNGNNSTSQVVNGCKDQENKGKVLQGTFFVKVKMDGDPIGRKVDLHVHNSYETLAAALELMFNKPTMTLTLANTVHGSRFSKLLDGSSEFALTYEDKDGDWMLVGDVPWQMFLETVKRLRIMKTSDAHGLSKSATRLLLFNNASRSVVAWAA from the exons ATGGCCAGGGTTTGCGGATTCGACAGAGGCGTGGCGTCGCCGGAGTCGGTGTCTTCCGTGTCGAAGGCGGTGGCTAGGGAGGCGGATGATTTGGAGGTGGAGGATGTGGGTGGTGGGTCGGTGGGGgagagggaggaggaggaggtgatgGATGAAGAGTGGGGTGacgaggcggaggcggaggcggaggcggaggcagAGCTAGAGCTGGGGCTGGCTTTAGGCTCGGTAAAGAAGGGGAAGGCGTCAGCCTCTTCGCCGCACCGGGCATCGTGCTGCCGCATCCTGACAGCGAAGGATTTCCCCTCGCGTGCTTCGCAGAGGTCTCCCTGCTCCTTTGTGTCAGCATCATCCGGCACCAACTTGGGCGGAGGGGCCGGCGTCGTCGGGACCAAACGTGCTGCAGAATCTGTCTCCCCGGACGTCGGCGTTTCCCCACATCCTCCTAG TCAAGCGTTGGTTGGATGGCCGCCTATAAGGGCTTCTAGGATGAACAACTTGTCCAACCACTCCAAAGGCACCACCTCCGACGTCGAAGCCACCACTGTTAAGAAGACCAACCGCAACAACGGTAACAACAGCACCAGTCAGGTGGTCAATGGTTGCAAGGATCAGGAGAACAAAGGGAAGGTGTTGCAGGGTACTTTCTTCGTTAAAGTGAAAATGGACGGTGACCCCATTGGAAGGAAGGTGGATCTTCATGTCCATAACTCATATGAAACTCTTGCTGCTGCACTTGAGCTCATGTTTAACAAGCCAACCATGACATTAACCCTCGCTAACACTGTCC ATGGATCAAGGTTCTCAAAGTTGTTAGATGGTTCTTCTGAGTTTGCTCTTACTTATGAAGACAAGGATGGTGATTGGATGCTTGTCGGAGATGTGCCTTGGCA AATGTTTCTGGAAACAGTCAAGAGACTTCGAATCATGAAAACCTCAGATGCGCATGGTCTAAGCAAATCAG CGACCAGATTGCTTTTGTTCAACAATGCTAGTAGATCAGTAGTTGCCTGGGCTGCCTAG
- the LOC122038392 gene encoding auxin-responsive protein IAA10-like isoform X2: MARVCGFDRGVASPESVSSVSKAVAREADDLEVEDVGGGSVGEREEEEVMDEEWGDEAEAEAEAEAELELGLALGSVKKGKASASSPHRASCCRILTAKDFPSRASQRSPCSFVSASSGTNLGGGAGVVGTKRAAESVSPDVGVSPHPPSQALVGWPPIRASRMNNLSNHSKGTTSDVEATTVKKTNRNNGNNSTSQVVNGCKDQENKGKVLQGTFFVKVKMDGDPIGRKVDLHVHNSYETLAAALELMFNKPTMTLTLANTVHGSRFSKLLDGSSEFALTYEDKDGDWMLVGDVPWQMFLETVKRLRIMKTSDAHGLSKSGQFGKRPDCFCSTMLVDQ; the protein is encoded by the exons ATGGCCAGGGTTTGCGGATTCGACAGAGGCGTGGCGTCGCCGGAGTCGGTGTCTTCCGTGTCGAAGGCGGTGGCTAGGGAGGCGGATGATTTGGAGGTGGAGGATGTGGGTGGTGGGTCGGTGGGGgagagggaggaggaggaggtgatgGATGAAGAGTGGGGTGacgaggcggaggcggaggcggaggcggaggcagAGCTAGAGCTGGGGCTGGCTTTAGGCTCGGTAAAGAAGGGGAAGGCGTCAGCCTCTTCGCCGCACCGGGCATCGTGCTGCCGCATCCTGACAGCGAAGGATTTCCCCTCGCGTGCTTCGCAGAGGTCTCCCTGCTCCTTTGTGTCAGCATCATCCGGCACCAACTTGGGCGGAGGGGCCGGCGTCGTCGGGACCAAACGTGCTGCAGAATCTGTCTCCCCGGACGTCGGCGTTTCCCCACATCCTCCTAG TCAAGCGTTGGTTGGATGGCCGCCTATAAGGGCTTCTAGGATGAACAACTTGTCCAACCACTCCAAAGGCACCACCTCCGACGTCGAAGCCACCACTGTTAAGAAGACCAACCGCAACAACGGTAACAACAGCACCAGTCAGGTGGTCAATGGTTGCAAGGATCAGGAGAACAAAGGGAAGGTGTTGCAGGGTACTTTCTTCGTTAAAGTGAAAATGGACGGTGACCCCATTGGAAGGAAGGTGGATCTTCATGTCCATAACTCATATGAAACTCTTGCTGCTGCACTTGAGCTCATGTTTAACAAGCCAACCATGACATTAACCCTCGCTAACACTGTCC ATGGATCAAGGTTCTCAAAGTTGTTAGATGGTTCTTCTGAGTTTGCTCTTACTTATGAAGACAAGGATGGTGATTGGATGCTTGTCGGAGATGTGCCTTGGCA AATGTTTCTGGAAACAGTCAAGAGACTTCGAATCATGAAAACCTCAGATGCGCATGGTCTAAGCAAATCAGGTCAGTTTGGAAAG CGACCAGATTGCTTTTGTTCAACAATGCTAGTAGATCAGTAG